The following nucleotide sequence is from Luteolibacter sp. Y139.
GGTCCATTGGCTCGCGATGGAGTGGCTGGATCTCCGTCCGCTTGATGCATGGACGTGGGAAAATTTCGGGCGGGCGCTGGACGGACTTCATCGGGTCACGCGGCCGATGTGCGGACTCGAGCAGGACAACTTCATCGGCGGCACCCCTCAGGAAAACGGGCCGCTGCGTTCGTGGTGCGAGTTCTTCATCGAGCGCAGGCTCAAGCCGCAGCTCCGGCTGGCCCGCAAGCATCACCTGCCGGAGCGGGAGATCGTAGCGGCTGCGGAGCGTTTGCTGGCGGATCACCATCCGGTGCCGTCCTTGCTTCACGGCGATCTCTGGAGCGGCAATGCTGCGGCGCTGCCGGATGGTGCCGGCGTGGTCTTCGATCCTGCTCCCTACTTCGGCGATGCGGAGACGGACATCGCCATGCTACAGCTTTTCAGTGGTGCTTTGCCCGCGGCCTTCTATCGAGGCTACCAATGGCTGAGTGGCACGCCCGATCGCCGCCGCCGGAGGCTCTACGACCTCTACCACGCGCTCAACCACCTGAACCTCTTCGGGACCAGCTACCTATCGATGGTTCGGCGCTGTTTGGACGAGATGGGTAGCTAGCAATTGATTTTTACAGATTTTGAATCTGTAAGGGCACCTTTGTGCAAAAGGTAAACAGGGATGGATTGCAGGCTGGGGGGCGGGGTCGTCACGTTGGCCATCAGTAAACCCTAGCAGTAACCCTTGAACATGGATAGGCGCCTCTTTCTTTGGTCCATCGTCGCCGCGCTTGCCGGCTTCCTCTTCGGCTTCGATACCGTCGTCATTTCTGGCGCGGAGAAGAAGCTGCAAAGCCTCTGGGATTTGAGTGCCGTGATGCATGGACTGGCGATGGGGTCGGCGCTGTGGGGGACCGTGCTGGGATCGATGGTTGGCGGCTGGCCGACCGATCACTTCGGGCGGAAGAAGACTCTGCTGTGGGTGGGGTCGCTGTTCCTGATCGGCTCGCTGTGGTCGGCCCTCACGAACGAGGTCTATTCCTTCATGGTCGCCCGGTTCATCGGCGGCATTGCGATCGGCATTTCGACGGTCGCGGCACCGCTCTACATCTCGGAGATCTCACCGCCGGCTCACCGCGGTCGGCTTGCGGGGATGTTCCAGTTCAACATCGTCTTCGGCATCTTGGTCGCCTTCGGGTCGAATTACCTGCTCGCGGGTCTCGGTGAGAACTCCTGGCGCTGGATGCTGGGCGTGATGGCAGTGCCATCGGTGATCTACACGCTGGCCTGTCTCGTCATTCCGGAAAGCCCGCGTTGGCTGATCGCTCGCAAGGGTGATCGCGCGCAGGGGGAAGCGGTGCTGAAGCTCATTCATCCTGGCGCCTCCGCTGCGGAGATCGGCGTTCTGGCGGATTCGATGAAGCCCGAGGGACCCCGGCAAACGGCGGGAGGGTTTTGGAGTTCGCGCCTGAAGACGCCGATCCTGCTGGCGTTCCTGATCGCTTTCTTCAACCAGCTCTCCGGGATCAATGCGATCCTCTACTTCGCCCCCCGCATCTTCGGGATGACCGGCAGCGAGAACGCGCTCGCGCAGTCGATCGGAATCGGGATTACCAATCTGATTTTCACCTTCGTGGGGCTTTGGCTGATTGACCGGCTCGGCCGCCGGACACTGCTCTACATCGGGTCATTCGGCTACATCCTCTCACTCGGCTTGTGCGCGACGGCCTTCTTCACGTGGGCTCCTCAATTCCGCGCGGCATCCTCTGCGGTCGATGTGAAGGGTGCGGTCGATTCGTTAGAGACGGCGAATCCGGCTCGCGTGGCAAAAATGCAAGAGGATCTGGCGAAGAAGAAGAGCGCGCTGGTGGCCGCAACTGCTGAGCCAAAGTCGGGAGCGACGCCGGTCACGCTGGCAGACGATGCTTCTCCTGCTTCGGTGAAAGCTGTGGCAAACGAAGTGCTTTCGCAGTCCTCGAAAGCTGCTGGTTCCGGCGGCATGATGGTCTTGATCTGCATCTTCGCGTTCATCGCTTCGCATGCCATTGGCCAGGGAGCTGTGATCTGGGTGTTCATTTCGGAAATTTTCCCGGATCGCTACCGTGCCGCGGGTCAGGCTCTCGGCAGTGCGACGCATTGGGTTTTTGCGGCGGGTCTGACCACCGTCTTCCCCCTGATGATGGCGAAGCTCGCGCCGGGTGTGGTGTTCCTGATCTTCACCGGAATGATGGTGCTTCAATTGATCTGGGTGAAGTTCATGGTGCCCGAGACCAAGGGCGTGCCGCTGGAGGAAATGGAGCAAAAGCTGGGGATCCGATGATCGCTTTCCGTCCATTCTCCGCGCTCCTGATGGTCGGGCTGGTCGCCAGCTCACGGGCGGAGACGCTTTCTTACGGGCAAGTGGTTGATCGGCTCACCAGTCTTGAGCGGCTGGCGTCGCCAGTCATTCTGGGCGAGCGAACCGGTGCTTCGACGAGTCACGATCGCGGCTCGGCGTATGACGCCGCTAGCGGCACCTATCGAAATTGGTCGGCCAACGATGACGGGTTGGGTTTCATCCGGAAAGAAGGCAGTGATCAAGTGATGGTGGACCTCGAAGGTCCGGGCGTGCTGTGGCGGGTGTGGTCGGCCAAGCCTGAGCAGGGGCATATCCGCATCTTTCTGGATGGAAGTACGACGCCCGTCGTGGACAAGTCGTTCCGCAGTTTCTCTGACGATCTCGAAAAGGAGTATCCCGGGCTGGCGATGACCTTGTCGCGAGGCAGGAATGAATTCGTGCCGATCCCTTTTGCGAAGTCGTGCAAGGTGGTGATGAGCGAGGGATGGGGGGCTTACTTTCATGCCACCCACACGCAGTTTTCAAAGGACACGAAGGTTGAAACTTTCGCAGGCTTCACGCCGGAGGTCGCCGCTGTGCTGAAGAAGGCAAGCGAGGCTTGGAGTAAGACGGGCAGCAGCCCTTACTCGGGAGAGAAGGCGTCGAAGAAAGTTGAGACCTTGGAGATTGCCCCGGGCAAGACGCGGGAGATCACGCGGGCTGGAGCGGGTGCCTTGCGGGTTCTGAAGGTGAAGCCGCTCGGGCTGCCGGATGATCACATCAAGCAGGAAGACATCCTTCGCGAGCTGACACTTTCGATTTCCTGGGATGGAGAGAAGAAGCCGAGCGTGTGGGCGCCTCTTGGCGACTTCTTCGCGACCTCCCCGGGGATGAATTCCTTCGAGACGCGGCCGATGGGCTGCGTGGACGGCGAGTTCTATTCCTACTTCTACATGCCGTTTTCGGATGGCATGCGGCTTGTGATCGGGAACGATGGTGATGCGTCACGGAAGGTGGCTATCGAGCTGGAGACGGTGAGCGTCGATGCCGCTGTGGCGGGCAAGTCGCTGCGCTTCCGCGCTGCGTGGCATGGCGATGATTTCACGGGGCTCGATTCGAAACGCTTTGTCTACAAGCGCGGCGACCGTTGGCCGGACTGGCCACTGCTGGTGGTGAATGGACGCGGCCGCTATGTCGGCATGTCCGAGCACGTGTGGAAGTTCGGCGGCTGGTGGGGTGAGGGGGACGAG
It contains:
- a CDS encoding fructosamine kinase family protein, with amino-acid sequence MSTGATPVDEGIAESLGSAVCEASPVGGGCIHHARRLELADGRRVFVKSGAGQAAAMLEAEARGLELLAPHIRVPQLLAKGEMGGVHWLAMEWLDLRPLDAWTWENFGRALDGLHRVTRPMCGLEQDNFIGGTPQENGPLRSWCEFFIERRLKPQLRLARKHHLPEREIVAAAERLLADHHPVPSLLHGDLWSGNAAALPDGAGVVFDPAPYFGDAETDIAMLQLFSGALPAAFYRGYQWLSGTPDRRRRRLYDLYHALNHLNLFGTSYLSMVRRCLDEMGS
- a CDS encoding sugar porter family MFS transporter codes for the protein MDRRLFLWSIVAALAGFLFGFDTVVISGAEKKLQSLWDLSAVMHGLAMGSALWGTVLGSMVGGWPTDHFGRKKTLLWVGSLFLIGSLWSALTNEVYSFMVARFIGGIAIGISTVAAPLYISEISPPAHRGRLAGMFQFNIVFGILVAFGSNYLLAGLGENSWRWMLGVMAVPSVIYTLACLVIPESPRWLIARKGDRAQGEAVLKLIHPGASAAEIGVLADSMKPEGPRQTAGGFWSSRLKTPILLAFLIAFFNQLSGINAILYFAPRIFGMTGSENALAQSIGIGITNLIFTFVGLWLIDRLGRRTLLYIGSFGYILSLGLCATAFFTWAPQFRAASSAVDVKGAVDSLETANPARVAKMQEDLAKKKSALVAATAEPKSGATPVTLADDASPASVKAVANEVLSQSSKAAGSGGMMVLICIFAFIASHAIGQGAVIWVFISEIFPDRYRAAGQALGSATHWVFAAGLTTVFPLMMAKLAPGVVFLIFTGMMVLQLIWVKFMVPETKGVPLEEMEQKLGIR
- a CDS encoding DUF2961 domain-containing protein translates to MIAFRPFSALLMVGLVASSRAETLSYGQVVDRLTSLERLASPVILGERTGASTSHDRGSAYDAASGTYRNWSANDDGLGFIRKEGSDQVMVDLEGPGVLWRVWSAKPEQGHIRIFLDGSTTPVVDKSFRSFSDDLEKEYPGLAMTLSRGRNEFVPIPFAKSCKVVMSEGWGAYFHATHTQFSKDTKVETFAGFTPEVAAVLKKASEAWSKTGSSPYSGEKASKKVETLEIAPGKTREITRAGAGALRVLKVKPLGLPDDHIKQEDILRELTLSISWDGEKKPSVWAPLGDFFATSPGMNSFETRPMGCVDGEFYSYFYMPFSDGMRLVIGNDGDASRKVAIELETVSVDAAVAGKSLRFRAAWHGDDFTGLDSKRFVYKRGDRWPDWPLLVVNGRGRYVGMSEHVWKFGGWWGEGDEKFFVDGEAFPSTIGTGSEDYIGYAWAADPPFITFNSPSASVSRINPDAQQDTSVCRFHLCDDVPFEKGFQGFMEVMPNRDCRPAIYEACVYWYGDSSSANPYAAVPIAQRRHLRPSREMSHVLPSTFEIIKPGPGLIEGESMNVLRTGSGRHWVQDMGGFPDGTWSGDAHLIWTEGKAGDEIEIEFPVGKSGRQELVVAFSKAPDYGVFTISVDGQPLGKEFDFFDDKVTSTGEISLGDFNLTAGKHVLTAKAVGRNPKSRPGATGAHVFGLDYVRIKEAKQ